TTCATGCAACAAACTGTTAATATTGTAGTTCCATTGAAATATAAGTAGTAAgtcaaaatatataatttgacATAAAAAGTATCATAATTGATTAATTctaatttatttgatttgatttgtttttttgtgactTAAAAAAATTCAGCAGCTTGTCTTTCAGTTCCTCAGTCTTTAAACTATATATAATAGGGTTTAACATTGCTGGCAATGTGACACATACTGTCAGCACTGCTGTGTAAAGATCAAGTAATTGCACTAATTTCATGTTCCCTAATATGTAAGCCAAAATCACTGGTAGGTAATAAATGAGGACCAAGATAAGATGAGTAAGACAGGTGTTAAAGGCCTTCCAGCGTTGTGCTGCAGATGCAATTCTCAAGACtgccatcaccactatcacatATGAGCAAATGATGAAAATCAGAGGACCGAGGAGGACAGTTAATGTCTTAGAAATTGCCAGTTGTTTGTTATATGATGTATCTCCACATGCCAGGCTGTAAACTGGGCCATGCTCACAGCAACAGCTTGGCACCACCCTTGATCTACAGTAGGACAGTCCACTGGCCAGAACTACAGGGTAAAGCTCAATCAAAAATACCAGAAACCAAAGCCCGACTATAATAAGAACCATCCTCACATTAGTATTGATACTAGGG
The window above is part of the Hemibagrus wyckioides isolate EC202008001 linkage group LG17, SWU_Hwy_1.0, whole genome shotgun sequence genome. Proteins encoded here:
- the LOC131368281 gene encoding olfactory receptor 1361-like; translated protein: MNSTNGTDSFDNGFYLVAYKSLGNKNYLILALGIIYLVTLLCNFMVLAMIVMNSSLQNPKFLAVCNLAVVDISINSVIIPQMIPVFVFNLNHISFEACFTQMFFMHFFGDMESFSLALLAYDRLIAICFPLRYPSINTNVRMVLIIVGLWFLVFLIELYPVVLASGLSYCRSRVVPSCCCEHGPVYSLACGDTSYNKQLAISKTLTVLLGPLIFIICSYVIVVMAVLRIASAAQRWKAFNTCLTHLILVLIYYLPVILAYILGNMKLVQLLDLYTAVLTVCVTLPAMLNPIIYSLKTEELKDKLLNFFKSQKNKSNQIN